The proteins below are encoded in one region of Candidatus Zixiibacteriota bacterium:
- a CDS encoding PhzF family phenazine biosynthesis protein produces MKQTIFTVDSFTNRLFAGNPAGVCLLADTIDDTLKLQIARELNLSETAFLLDHGGHFKLRWFTPSVEVDLCGHATLASAHIIWEQGARRPVEPLVFNTRSGQLTARQSGNWIELDFPAYSVTPADNAAAVGKALGLAPRAVWRSSSNKLLAELDSAHAVRTVQPDFSAVAALGGNGVIVTAPSDDSRYDFVSRFFAPAIGINEDPVTGAAHCVLTPFWQARLGKSEMMAFQASARGGELKLRLEGDRVKLLGQAVTVMRAEMNLP; encoded by the coding sequence ATGAAGCAAACCATCTTCACCGTCGACAGTTTCACCAATCGTCTCTTCGCGGGCAATCCGGCCGGCGTCTGCCTGCTTGCCGACACTATCGATGATACGCTCAAGCTGCAGATTGCGCGCGAACTCAATTTATCCGAGACCGCCTTTCTGCTTGATCACGGCGGCCACTTCAAGCTCCGCTGGTTTACTCCGTCCGTCGAGGTCGATCTCTGCGGTCACGCGACCCTCGCCAGCGCGCACATCATCTGGGAGCAAGGCGCCCGTCGACCGGTAGAGCCCCTTGTCTTCAACACCCGCAGCGGCCAGTTGACTGCCCGTCAGTCCGGCAACTGGATTGAACTCGACTTCCCCGCCTATTCCGTCACCCCGGCCGACAATGCGGCCGCCGTCGGCAAAGCTCTCGGTCTCGCACCTCGCGCCGTCTGGCGCAGCTCCAGCAACAAGCTCCTTGCCGAGCTCGACAGCGCCCACGCCGTCCGCACCGTGCAACCCGACTTCTCCGCCGTCGCGGCCCTCGGCGGCAATGGCGTCATCGTTACCGCACCTTCCGATGATTCCCGCTACGACTTCGTCTCGCGCTTCTTCGCCCCGGCCATCGGCATCAACGAAGACCCCGTTACGGGCGCCGCCCATTGTGTTCTGACACCCTTCTGGCAAGCCCGCCTCGGCAAAAGCGAGATGATGGCGTTTCAAGCCTCCGCCCGTGGTGGCGAACTTAAGCTTCGTCTCGAAGGCGATCGCGTCAAGTTGCTTGGCCAAGCCGTCACCGTTATGCGCGCCGAAATGAATCTGCCGTGA
- a CDS encoding cupin domain-containing protein, whose product MRKVNLDEKFELIKEYESPRIVGELNGQHVKLSKLKGEFVWHQHEQEDEMFFVHRGRLRMQLRSGDVMINAGEFFIVPRGVEHNPVAEGECWIMLFEPAGTVNTGDKTNEKTKQQLDWI is encoded by the coding sequence TTGCGAAAAGTCAACCTCGACGAGAAGTTTGAATTGATCAAGGAATACGAGTCGCCGCGAATTGTCGGTGAATTGAACGGGCAGCACGTAAAGTTGTCGAAACTGAAAGGGGAGTTTGTCTGGCATCAACACGAGCAGGAAGACGAGATGTTCTTTGTCCATCGCGGACGCCTGCGCATGCAACTGCGCAGCGGTGACGTCATGATTAATGCCGGCGAGTTCTTCATCGTGCCGCGCGGCGTGGAGCACAATCCGGTGGCAGAGGGGGAGTGCTGGATCATGTTGTTTGAGCCGGCGGGGACGGTCAATACGGGGGATAAGACGAACGAGAAGACGAAACAACAACTCGATTGGATTTGA
- a CDS encoding CDGSH iron-sulfur domain-containing protein, with amino-acid sequence MAERIHRYAGQQIEVTYDAKRCTHAAECVRGLPQVFDTAVTPWVKPDNAGADRVAEVILRCPTGALHFRRRDGGAEETTPATNCVRIEPNGPLYLRGEIRIEDEKGKTIIAETRVALCRCGATKRMPFCDGSHRKAGFRDAGVLPEQARSDAAEMTASGEVAIVPSTDGPLLVTGVVEISGGDSSTAIKKDPTFCRCGASGSKPFCDGSHHRVHFKSA; translated from the coding sequence ATGGCAGAGCGAATTCACCGATACGCGGGGCAGCAGATTGAGGTCACTTACGACGCGAAGCGCTGCACTCATGCGGCCGAATGTGTGCGCGGATTGCCGCAGGTCTTCGATACGGCGGTCACACCGTGGGTGAAGCCAGACAATGCCGGCGCTGATCGCGTGGCCGAGGTGATTCTGCGGTGTCCGACCGGGGCGCTGCACTTTCGCCGACGCGATGGCGGGGCCGAGGAAACGACTCCGGCGACCAACTGCGTGCGGATCGAACCGAACGGACCGTTGTATCTGCGCGGAGAGATTCGGATCGAAGACGAAAAGGGGAAGACGATCATCGCAGAGACGCGGGTGGCGTTGTGCCGGTGCGGTGCGACGAAGCGGATGCCGTTCTGCGATGGCAGCCACCGGAAGGCGGGTTTTCGCGATGCCGGCGTTTTGCCCGAGCAAGCGCGAAGTGATGCTGCTGAGATGACGGCGTCGGGGGAGGTGGCGATCGTGCCGTCGACCGACGGACCGCTGCTGGTGACCGGCGTCGTCGAGATTTCGGGTGGTGATTCGTCGACGGCGATCAAGAAGGACCCGACGTTCTGCCGTTGCGGCGCCTCGGGAAGCAAGCCGTTTTGTGACGGCTCGCACCACCGCGTTCACTTCAAGTCAGCTTAG